One Maribacter cobaltidurans genomic window carries:
- a CDS encoding carbonic anhydrase produces MASNFLDKIFENNKKWIQDKLSLQRNYFNELGKGQKPESLYIGCSDSRVTAEELMGLNPGEVFVHRNIANMVINIDLNTMSVVEYAVEHLKVSHLVVCGHYACGGVKAAMQSADLGLLNPWLRCIRDVYRLHKDELNAIEDEEKKYDRLVELNVQEQCVNLIKTAVVQKAYRQRDLTVHGWVFDVHSGKLIDLNIDFERILKEIMEIYHLD; encoded by the coding sequence ATGGCATCCAATTTCTTAGACAAGATATTTGAAAACAATAAAAAATGGATTCAGGACAAACTCTCATTGCAGCGAAATTACTTCAATGAACTTGGCAAAGGCCAAAAGCCGGAGTCCTTATATATTGGTTGTTCAGATAGCCGTGTTACTGCGGAGGAACTTATGGGGCTAAATCCCGGTGAGGTTTTCGTTCATAGGAATATTGCCAATATGGTCATTAATATTGACCTGAATACAATGTCCGTAGTTGAATACGCCGTAGAACATTTGAAGGTGAGCCATTTGGTAGTATGCGGTCATTACGCCTGCGGAGGGGTTAAAGCAGCTATGCAGTCTGCGGATTTAGGCCTATTAAACCCATGGCTACGTTGTATTAGGGATGTTTATAGGCTTCACAAAGATGAGTTGAATGCGATTGAGGACGAAGAAAAAAAATATGACCGCTTGGTGGAACTAAATGTACAAGAGCAATGTGTCAACCTTATTAAAACCGCAGTCGTGCAGAAAGCTTATCGGCAACGAGACCTAACGGTCCATGGATGGGTTTTTGACGTCCATTCAGGTAAATTGATCGATCTCAATATCGATTTTGAAAGAATACTTAAGGAGATTATGGAGATATATCATTTGGATTAA
- a CDS encoding carbonic anhydrase family protein, translated as MKAHTKETQATMTPEKSLRFLKEGNQRFQNNLKANRNLLEQVNDTSEGQFPFATILSCIDSRVSAELVFDQGLGDIFSIRIAGNFVNEDILGSMEFACKLAGTKLIVVLGHTSCGAIKGACDHARLGNLTALINKIEPAVAAVKEPIDESKRNSSNLEFVDNVSAKNVEITIENIRARSRVLAEMEENGEVMIVGAMYDISSGAVDFY; from the coding sequence ATGAAAGCACATACAAAAGAAACCCAAGCAACAATGACCCCTGAAAAGTCATTGCGATTTTTAAAAGAGGGAAACCAAAGATTTCAAAACAACCTAAAGGCTAACCGTAATCTTTTGGAGCAGGTGAACGATACCAGTGAGGGGCAATTCCCTTTTGCCACTATTTTGAGCTGTATTGATTCACGGGTTTCTGCTGAACTGGTTTTTGATCAAGGACTAGGAGATATATTTAGTATACGGATTGCAGGGAATTTTGTGAACGAGGATATTTTGGGGAGTATGGAGTTTGCCTGTAAATTGGCAGGTACCAAACTAATTGTAGTCCTAGGGCATACAAGCTGTGGAGCTATCAAAGGAGCCTGTGACCATGCCAGGTTGGGAAATCTTACCGCTTTAATCAATAAAATAGAACCTGCAGTAGCCGCTGTAAAGGAACCAATAGATGAAAGTAAAAGAAATTCTTCCAACTTAGAGTTCGTAGATAACGTTTCTGCAAAAAATGTAGAAATCACCATAGAAAACATAAGGGCCAGAAGTCGTGTTTTGGCAGAAATGGAGGAAAATGGAGAAGTTATGATTGTTGGAGCTATGTATGATATATCCTCTGGAGCAGTTGATTTCTACTAA
- a CDS encoding SulP family inorganic anion transporter, translating to MFKHIKNDIPASIVVFFVALPLCLGIALASGAPLFSGLIAGIIGGIVVGALSGSKIGVSGPAAGLAAIVLTAIGTLGGYQNFLVAVVLGGIIQILFGVLKAGVIGYYFPSSVIKGMLTGIGIIIILKQIPHFFGYDAEPEGADSFLEPTGENTFSAIYHIFDNLILGSMVIGIVGLLVIIVWDNVLAKKAKFFQVVQGPLVAVVLGILFYAFTQDSDTFSIAKSHLVSVPVPDDLNSFIGQFSFPNFSAITNPQIWVTGFTIALVASLETLLCVEATDKLDPHKNVTPTNRELLAQGTGNILSGLIGGLPITQVIVRSSANIQSGGRTKLSAILHGFLLLFSVILIPTLLNKIPLSVLAAILFIVGYKLAKPALFKKMYDLGWKQSVPFFVTVVGIVFTDLLIGIGLGLAVGIIVILLKSYQNSHFLHIEDKSDGTPRIKMTLAEEVTFFNKGAILKELHNLPENTFLELNVLNTRYLDNDIIEILEDFRFKAKERNIDIKLISKRGVVENPDSFVEFFQKKPKSDLSLS from the coding sequence ATGTTTAAACATATTAAAAATGATATTCCCGCGAGTATCGTAGTATTCTTTGTAGCCTTACCCCTTTGTTTAGGTATTGCATTGGCAAGTGGCGCTCCTTTATTCTCCGGTTTAATTGCCGGTATTATTGGTGGTATTGTTGTAGGGGCGCTGAGTGGATCTAAGATTGGAGTTAGTGGTCCTGCAGCAGGATTAGCCGCCATTGTTCTCACTGCGATTGGAACCCTAGGTGGTTATCAAAACTTTCTGGTTGCCGTTGTTTTAGGAGGAATAATACAAATCTTGTTCGGAGTTTTGAAAGCAGGTGTCATTGGGTACTATTTCCCCTCCTCTGTCATTAAGGGTATGCTAACGGGGATTGGAATTATTATCATACTAAAACAAATACCCCATTTTTTTGGCTATGATGCCGAACCGGAGGGAGCTGATAGTTTTCTTGAGCCTACAGGAGAGAATACATTCTCCGCCATATATCATATTTTCGACAATCTAATCTTAGGTTCTATGGTTATTGGAATCGTGGGCCTATTGGTAATTATAGTTTGGGACAATGTTTTGGCTAAAAAAGCGAAGTTCTTTCAAGTGGTTCAAGGACCTTTGGTGGCAGTGGTTTTGGGTATTCTTTTTTATGCGTTTACACAAGATAGCGATACTTTTTCCATTGCCAAGTCCCACTTGGTAAGTGTTCCTGTTCCAGATGATCTGAATTCGTTTATTGGCCAATTCAGCTTCCCTAATTTTTCAGCTATTACAAACCCTCAGATTTGGGTAACCGGTTTCACCATAGCTTTAGTTGCAAGTTTGGAAACCTTACTCTGTGTAGAAGCGACCGATAAATTGGACCCACACAAAAATGTTACACCAACAAACAGGGAGTTATTGGCACAAGGAACAGGTAACATTCTTTCAGGTCTGATTGGTGGTTTACCCATTACCCAGGTAATTGTAAGAAGTTCAGCAAATATACAATCCGGGGGCAGAACCAAATTGTCCGCTATCTTGCATGGTTTTTTACTACTGTTTTCCGTAATTCTTATTCCAACTTTATTGAATAAAATACCCCTCTCCGTACTTGCCGCCATATTATTTATTGTGGGCTATAAATTGGCCAAACCGGCGCTCTTCAAAAAAATGTACGATTTGGGATGGAAACAATCAGTACCTTTTTTTGTTACAGTAGTAGGTATCGTATTTACTGACCTTTTAATAGGTATAGGTCTTGGCCTAGCCGTTGGAATTATTGTAATCCTACTGAAAAGTTACCAAAACTCCCACTTTTTACATATAGAAGACAAAAGCGACGGTACACCGAGGATAAAGATGACCTTAGCCGAGGAGGTCACCTTTTTCAACAAAGGAGCCATTCTAAAAGAGTTGCATAATCTTCCTGAGAATACATTTTTAGAGCTTAATGTTCTAAACACAAGATATCTGGATAACGATATTATAGAAATTCTAGAAGATTTTAGATTTAAGGCCAAAGAACGAAATATAGATATTAAATTAATTTCGAAGCGCGGGGTAGTAGAAAACCCAGACAGTTTTGTGGAGTTTTTTCAGAAAAAACCGAAATCAGATTTAAGCCTTAGCTAG
- a CDS encoding SH3 domain-containing protein, translating into MFKKLSILFGLLLGLLGNAQNEALFNQATEAYNNGEYEKAIQAYDSILQSKEHSAALYYNLGNAYYKLNQIPESIYYYEKSLLLNPDDQEVKTNLAYAQNMTLDAIDTLPQTGFSRIYKSITSRLTFDQWAYASILCMALFILLYIVFYYNRYSTKKRFAFIGSLIALFLCVVFIIFASIELNSYNTYNPAIIFADEVAISSEPNTTSDEVFVLHSGTKVNVLESLNNYVRIRLSDGKTGWMPEKDLKILKQF; encoded by the coding sequence ATGTTCAAGAAATTATCCATACTATTTGGTCTTCTATTAGGGTTATTGGGAAATGCTCAAAATGAGGCCCTGTTCAATCAGGCTACCGAGGCCTATAACAACGGTGAATATGAAAAGGCCATTCAAGCTTATGATAGCATATTGCAGAGCAAAGAACACTCGGCCGCATTGTATTACAACCTTGGAAATGCCTATTATAAATTGAATCAAATACCGGAAAGCATTTATTATTATGAAAAATCGCTCTTGTTGAATCCGGACGACCAAGAAGTAAAGACCAACTTGGCCTATGCCCAAAACATGACGCTAGACGCTATAGATACCTTGCCCCAAACGGGTTTTTCCAGAATTTATAAAAGTATTACGTCCAGATTGACATTTGACCAATGGGCGTATGCCAGTATATTATGTATGGCACTTTTTATTCTACTGTACATTGTCTTTTATTACAATCGATATTCCACAAAAAAAAGGTTTGCATTTATTGGTAGTTTAATAGCACTTTTCCTTTGTGTCGTTTTTATCATATTCGCTTCTATTGAACTCAACTCGTACAATACGTACAATCCCGCTATAATTTTTGCCGATGAAGTTGCCATAAGCTCAGAACCCAATACAACCAGTGATGAAGTTTTTGTTTTGCACTCCGGTACAAAGGTCAACGTACTTGAAAGTTTGAACAATTACGTGAGAATCAGACTTTCTGATGGCAAAACCGGTTGGATGCCGGAAAAAGATCTTAAAATACTAAAGCAGTTTTAG
- a CDS encoding BatD family protein has translation MIKKLFLLVPLFLFAVLMRGQEDDAVTFEMKLSKDKLGLNERLRVDFTMNKDGDNFNPPDFKGFRVLMGPSQSISSSWINGVRSYSKTYSYTLAPTAKGKFTIEQATIVIAGKTYKSLPKEIEVTTAVDKPSDQMTADDVADENLHLVAEVSKTDPYLNEAISVVYKLYVSPDISVSNYQPLDNPTYNNFWSQDIRVSRLTAQNGTYQGKPYRYVILKRVVLYPQKVGKLEIEPLSLDVTVDVPTARRDFFGGRIYSQTNKTVSAGNRVINVKSLPVANQPADFTGAVGDFDFRVNTTKTDLNATESLQATVEVSGKGNLKLFKLPEPDLPSSLEVYEPEFTEDVRTNLSGMQGKVSNSYTIVPSFRGKYPIPSISFSFFNPKTERYETLNSEEIIINVLEGPNNVGNLSNSAIGQTNKQQVVTTGSQFNFIKLSPNLSKIDTSYFFGSTRYYLWLLGPLLFIPLAIFLRKKRDAIAEDVIGNKVKRANKLARKYLSAARKELGNKDAFYIALERALHNYLKAKLKIETSEFSKDKISELLSKKGIEQSTIAEFIGLLQNCEAARYSPFSEVEMQRDYDKASEVISLMDKQL, from the coding sequence ATGATCAAAAAACTTTTTTTACTGGTTCCGCTTTTCCTCTTCGCCGTATTGATGCGAGGACAGGAAGATGATGCCGTTACCTTTGAAATGAAGTTGAGCAAAGACAAACTGGGGTTAAACGAACGTCTCAGGGTCGATTTTACCATGAACAAGGATGGTGATAATTTCAACCCCCCAGATTTTAAAGGGTTTCGGGTTTTAATGGGACCCTCACAATCCATCAGCTCTTCTTGGATCAATGGTGTAAGAAGTTACTCCAAGACCTATTCCTATACCTTGGCACCCACTGCGAAAGGTAAATTCACCATTGAACAGGCGACGATTGTAATAGCAGGTAAAACCTATAAATCTTTACCCAAGGAAATTGAAGTGACCACAGCGGTAGACAAACCATCTGATCAAATGACAGCAGACGACGTTGCAGATGAAAACCTTCATTTGGTTGCGGAGGTTTCTAAAACGGACCCTTATTTGAACGAGGCCATCAGCGTGGTCTATAAGCTTTACGTAAGTCCCGATATCAGTGTTTCCAACTATCAACCCTTGGACAATCCTACATATAATAATTTTTGGAGTCAGGATATTAGAGTTTCAAGATTGACCGCCCAAAATGGAACCTATCAGGGTAAACCCTATCGTTATGTAATATTAAAGCGGGTAGTTTTATATCCGCAAAAGGTAGGCAAACTGGAAATTGAACCTTTATCCTTGGATGTTACGGTAGACGTTCCCACAGCCCGAAGGGATTTTTTTGGAGGTAGAATTTATTCGCAGACCAATAAAACCGTCTCCGCCGGAAATAGGGTCATTAATGTGAAGAGTTTACCAGTGGCCAATCAGCCCGCAGATTTTACAGGTGCAGTTGGTGATTTCGATTTTCGGGTCAATACAACCAAAACGGACCTGAACGCCACAGAATCATTACAAGCCACCGTTGAAGTTAGTGGTAAAGGAAATTTAAAGCTCTTTAAGCTTCCAGAACCTGATCTTCCAAGCTCTTTAGAAGTGTATGAGCCTGAGTTTACTGAAGACGTGAGAACAAACCTAAGCGGAATGCAGGGAAAAGTAAGCAACAGTTACACCATTGTTCCTTCTTTCAGGGGTAAATATCCCATTCCTTCCATTTCCTTCAGCTTTTTCAATCCAAAAACTGAAAGATACGAGACGTTAAATTCAGAAGAGATAATCATCAATGTTCTTGAAGGTCCCAATAATGTCGGAAACCTCTCAAATTCGGCCATTGGCCAAACCAATAAACAACAAGTAGTTACAACCGGTAGCCAGTTTAATTTTATAAAATTATCCCCCAACCTCTCGAAAATAGATACTTCATATTTCTTTGGTTCTACCCGTTATTATTTATGGTTATTAGGACCATTGCTGTTTATCCCGTTGGCCATATTCCTAAGGAAGAAAAGAGATGCTATTGCGGAGGATGTCATTGGCAACAAAGTAAAGCGGGCCAATAAATTGGCCCGAAAATATCTTTCTGCCGCAAGAAAGGAACTTGGGAACAAGGATGCTTTTTATATTGCCTTGGAAAGGGCATTGCATAATTACCTAAAAGCCAAACTAAAAATAGAAACCTCTGAATTTAGCAAAGACAAAATTTCTGAATTATTATCCAAAAAGGGCATAGAGCAATCTACAATTGCGGAGTTCATAGGATTGTTACAGAATTGCGAAGCGGCCAGGTATAGTCCATTTTCAGAGGTAGAAATGCAAAGGGACTATGACAAGGCAAGTGAGGTTATTTCATTAATGGATAAACAATTGTAG
- a CDS encoding tetratricopeptide repeat protein gives MKKSIVTFLLLFISVSVFSQEEDAREKEKALRTSTNLTWDGNKNLSENNFVQAEVDYRKAIAKSPENAAAPYNLGTAYYNNETYSEAFGRFKEAGEVATSKQEKHKAYHNMGNVFMKRKDYPKAVEAYKEALRNDPTDDETRYNLALAKEMQKKEEEENKDKNDDNKDQQDQEDKKDQNQDKDKEGDNKEDQNQDNKDQGEDGNEGDKGDEKKDENKEGDGDEKEEQKKKPEQGDQPNEQQERKPNQLSKQQVENLLRAMQNAEKQVQEKIDAKKVKGAKVKNEKDW, from the coding sequence ATGAAAAAATCAATAGTTACATTTTTACTTCTTTTCATTTCCGTTTCTGTTTTTTCACAGGAAGAGGATGCAAGGGAAAAAGAAAAGGCATTAAGGACCTCAACCAATTTGACCTGGGATGGAAATAAAAATCTGTCCGAAAATAATTTTGTGCAAGCTGAAGTGGATTACAGAAAGGCCATTGCAAAAAGTCCGGAAAATGCAGCGGCTCCCTACAATCTAGGAACGGCGTATTATAACAATGAAACCTATAGCGAAGCATTTGGGAGATTCAAGGAAGCTGGCGAAGTAGCGACTTCCAAACAGGAAAAACACAAAGCCTATCATAATATGGGCAACGTTTTTATGAAACGGAAGGACTACCCAAAAGCCGTTGAAGCCTACAAAGAAGCCCTTAGGAACGACCCTACGGATGATGAAACCCGTTATAATCTTGCCCTAGCGAAGGAAATGCAAAAAAAGGAGGAAGAGGAGAACAAAGACAAGAACGACGATAATAAGGACCAGCAAGACCAAGAGGACAAGAAGGACCAAAACCAGGATAAGGATAAGGAAGGGGACAATAAAGAAGATCAGAACCAGGATAACAAGGACCAGGGCGAAGACGGGAACGAAGGTGATAAGGGCGATGAAAAGAAGGATGAAAATAAAGAAGGGGATGGTGACGAAAAAGAAGAACAGAAAAAGAAACCGGAACAAGGTGACCAACCAAACGAACAGCAAGAGCGAAAACCAAACCAGCTGTCAAAGCAACAGGTAGAAAATCTTTTAAGGGCCATGCAAAACGCCGAAAAACAAGTACAGGAGAAAATAGATGCCAAGAAAGTAAAAGGGGCGAAAGTAAAAAACGAAAAAGATTGGTAA
- a CDS encoding VWA domain-containing protein, which translates to MIQLDEKIYFYLLFIIPVIVVMFLFLIIWKKRTQKRFADTSLLRRLTPTRSYYKGTLKLIVFLLGLSGLIMGLVNPKIGTKLETVKREGVDIVFAVDVSKSMLAEDIAPNRLEKAKRLVSEIINQLASDRIGIIAYAGQAFPQLPITTDYGAAKMFLQSMNTDMLTSQGTAINQAIELATTFYDDEEQTNRVLFIISDGEDHSEDSVASAVEKAVDEGITIYTIGVGTEKGSVIPIKRNGIMESLKKDAQGQVVITKLNEEVLTEIANEGNGEYIDGTNTEAAVEFIKEELLQMDKKEFEAKQFAEYKDQFQWFLGAGLLFLFLEIFILDRKTKWLKKLNLFNEKHPE; encoded by the coding sequence ATGATTCAGTTAGACGAAAAAATTTACTTTTATCTATTGTTCATCATCCCGGTAATCGTGGTCATGTTCCTGTTCCTAATAATCTGGAAAAAAAGGACTCAAAAAAGGTTTGCCGATACCTCTTTGCTAAGGCGATTGACTCCCACAAGGTCCTATTATAAGGGAACGCTGAAGCTCATAGTGTTTCTTTTGGGGCTTTCCGGATTGATAATGGGCCTAGTCAACCCAAAAATAGGCACTAAATTGGAGACCGTTAAAAGAGAAGGTGTTGATATCGTTTTTGCCGTAGATGTTTCCAAAAGTATGTTGGCGGAGGATATAGCTCCCAATAGGCTGGAAAAGGCTAAGCGCTTGGTTTCGGAAATTATTAACCAATTGGCAAGCGATAGAATTGGGATTATCGCCTATGCCGGTCAAGCTTTCCCGCAATTGCCCATTACAACGGATTATGGTGCAGCAAAAATGTTTTTACAAAGTATGAATACGGACATGCTCACATCCCAGGGAACCGCCATCAACCAGGCCATAGAATTGGCAACGACCTTTTATGATGATGAGGAACAGACCAACCGAGTATTGTTTATAATATCCGATGGTGAAGATCATTCCGAAGACTCTGTCGCTAGTGCAGTGGAAAAAGCCGTGGACGAAGGTATTACCATTTATACCATTGGGGTAGGAACCGAAAAGGGCTCCGTAATTCCCATTAAAAGAAATGGTATAATGGAGTCCCTAAAAAAGGATGCACAAGGACAAGTGGTCATTACAAAGCTCAATGAAGAGGTGCTCACAGAGATAGCCAATGAGGGGAATGGTGAATATATAGACGGAACCAATACGGAAGCCGCAGTCGAGTTCATCAAGGAAGAATTGTTACAAATGGATAAAAAAGAGTTTGAGGCCAAACAATTTGCGGAATACAAAGATCAATTCCAATGGTTCCTGGGAGCAGGGCTGTTGTTCCTGTTTTTGGAAATCTTTATCTTGGACCGCAAGACAAAATGGTTGAAGAAGCTCAATTTGTTTAATGAAAAACATCCGGAATAA
- a CDS encoding vWA domain-containing protein has protein sequence MLDNISFANPYFFWLFLILPLAIAWYIFKRKEETAALRISTIKSFGHTSFLPKLKPGLFILRLLALSAIIVAMARPQTEDISTRTKTTKGIDIVMAIDVSSSMLARDLKPNRLSALKEVASDFIKKRPNDRIGLVAYAAEGYTKTPITTDKDIVLNALKEITYGQLEDGTAVGMGLAISVNRLKESKAKSKIIILLTDGVNNSGFIEPQTAADLAVEYGIKTYTIGLGTNGNALSPVAYNADGSYRYGMRQVEIDEDLLKSIADVTGGKYFRATDNETLEEIYDEINKLEKTDIEEFKYYRYEEKFRPWVLLALGILLLEWILRNTVFRSFI, from the coding sequence ATGTTAGACAATATATCATTCGCAAATCCGTATTTCTTTTGGCTTTTTTTAATATTGCCATTAGCGATAGCATGGTATATTTTTAAACGGAAGGAAGAAACGGCAGCTCTTAGAATATCAACCATAAAAAGTTTTGGTCACACCAGTTTTCTACCGAAGTTAAAGCCAGGGCTGTTTATACTAAGGTTGCTTGCCCTGAGTGCCATTATTGTGGCCATGGCCAGGCCACAGACTGAGGACATCTCTACCCGAACCAAAACCACAAAAGGCATCGACATTGTGATGGCCATCGATGTTTCCTCCAGTATGTTGGCCAGAGACTTAAAACCAAATCGTCTTTCCGCTTTAAAAGAGGTAGCTTCGGACTTTATCAAAAAGAGACCCAATGATCGAATTGGCTTAGTAGCCTATGCCGCGGAAGGATATACCAAAACACCCATAACTACAGATAAGGATATTGTACTCAATGCCCTTAAGGAAATAACCTATGGCCAATTGGAAGATGGTACTGCAGTAGGAATGGGACTAGCCATCTCCGTCAACAGATTAAAGGAAAGCAAAGCGAAGAGTAAAATCATTATTTTATTGACGGACGGGGTAAACAATTCTGGCTTTATTGAGCCCCAGACTGCGGCGGATTTGGCCGTCGAATATGGGATTAAGACATATACCATAGGACTAGGAACCAATGGAAATGCCTTGTCCCCAGTTGCATATAATGCCGATGGCTCTTATAGATACGGCATGCGCCAAGTGGAAATTGACGAAGATTTGTTGAAAAGTATTGCAGACGTGACCGGGGGAAAATACTTCAGGGCGACCGATAATGAGACCTTGGAGGAAATCTACGATGAAATCAACAAATTGGAAAAAACGGATATAGAGGAGTTTAAATATTACCGATACGAGGAAAAGTTTAGACCATGGGTTTTACTGGCCTTGGGAATTCTTCTTTTGGAATGGATTTTGAGAAATACAGTATTCAGAAGCTTTATATAA
- a CDS encoding DUF58 domain-containing protein — MDTKELLKKVRKIEIKTRRLSDHIFGGEYHSTFKGRGMTFSEVRQYQFGDDVRSIDWNVTARYNEPYVKVFEEERELTMMLMVDVSGSEFFGTKNQFKNEIVTEISATLAFSALQNNDKVGVILFSDEVELFIPPKKGKTHVLRIIRELLEFKPKSNKTDIAKALKYLTNVMKKKAIVFVLSDFIASDYEKTLKITGNKHDVTGIRIYDEREEHIPNLGVVQMIDAETGALQLVNTQSKKVRNSYTEFYMERVNYFKETFTKSGCGVLDCRVDESYVKKLLGYFKRRG, encoded by the coding sequence ATGGATACCAAAGAGTTACTCAAAAAAGTTCGTAAGATTGAAATCAAGACACGTCGTCTGTCCGACCATATTTTTGGTGGGGAATATCATTCTACGTTCAAGGGTAGGGGGATGACCTTTAGCGAGGTAAGACAGTATCAATTTGGAGATGATGTACGGAGCATTGACTGGAACGTTACCGCAAGGTACAATGAACCCTATGTTAAGGTTTTTGAGGAGGAACGGGAATTGACCATGATGCTCATGGTGGATGTGAGTGGTTCAGAATTCTTCGGTACTAAAAATCAGTTCAAAAACGAAATAGTAACGGAAATCTCGGCTACCCTGGCTTTCAGTGCCTTGCAGAATAATGACAAGGTTGGCGTCATATTGTTTTCGGATGAAGTAGAACTGTTCATCCCTCCAAAAAAAGGGAAAACACATGTTCTAAGGATTATTCGGGAATTATTGGAATTTAAACCAAAAAGCAATAAAACGGATATTGCCAAAGCCTTGAAGTACCTTACCAACGTAATGAAGAAAAAGGCCATCGTTTTCGTGCTTTCAGATTTTATAGCATCGGACTACGAAAAAACCTTAAAGATAACCGGGAACAAACATGACGTTACCGGAATACGAATCTATGATGAACGGGAAGAGCATATTCCCAATCTAGGAGTGGTGCAAATGATAGATGCAGAGACAGGAGCCTTACAATTGGTAAATACACAATCCAAAAAAGTTCGAAATTCCTACACCGAATTCTATATGGAACGGGTCAATTACTTTAAGGAAACCTTTACCAAGTCCGGCTGTGGAGTCCTGGATTGTAGGGTGGACGAGAGTTATGTTAAAAAACTATTGGGCTATTTTAAAAGAAGAGGATAA
- a CDS encoding AAA family ATPase has product MEENTTVDISAVNEKIAQESAFIDLLVLEMNKVIVGQKHMVERLLIGLLGQGHILLEGVPGLAKTLAINTLAKAVKGSFSRIQFTPDLLPADVVGTLIYNIKENDFSIKKGPIFANFVLADEINRAPAKVQSALLEAMQEKQVTIGDETFILDKPFLVMATQNPVEQEGTYPLPEAQVDRFMLKTVIDYPKMNEEQLIMRQNLLGAYDTVKPVVSLNQILSAQKAVREVYMDEKIEKYILDIVFATRYPEKYNLENLKPLISFGASPRGSINLGNAAKCYAFIKRRGYVVPEDVRAVVHDVLRHRIGITYEAEAENITSEEIINKIVNEIEVP; this is encoded by the coding sequence ATGGAAGAAAATACAACTGTAGACATAAGTGCGGTCAATGAGAAAATAGCACAGGAAAGCGCATTTATAGATTTACTTGTTCTCGAGATGAACAAGGTGATTGTTGGGCAAAAGCATATGGTGGAAAGATTGTTGATCGGTCTACTGGGACAAGGACACATTTTGTTGGAAGGTGTCCCAGGATTGGCAAAGACACTGGCGATCAACACCTTGGCCAAGGCCGTAAAAGGAAGTTTTAGTAGAATTCAGTTCACTCCCGATCTTTTGCCAGCCGATGTCGTTGGAACTCTTATTTACAATATAAAGGAGAACGATTTCTCTATAAAAAAGGGACCGATATTTGCTAATTTCGTACTTGCGGATGAAATCAATAGGGCACCTGCCAAGGTACAGTCGGCACTTTTAGAGGCCATGCAGGAAAAGCAGGTTACCATTGGGGACGAAACCTTTATTCTGGACAAGCCCTTTCTAGTAATGGCCACCCAGAACCCTGTGGAACAGGAAGGTACATATCCTCTGCCCGAAGCACAAGTGGACCGTTTTATGCTTAAAACGGTAATCGACTATCCAAAAATGAACGAGGAGCAATTGATTATGCGTCAAAATTTATTGGGCGCCTATGATACGGTTAAGCCCGTAGTGTCCTTAAATCAGATTCTTAGTGCACAAAAGGCCGTTCGGGAAGTGTACATGGACGAAAAAATTGAAAAATATATTCTCGATATCGTTTTTGCGACCCGCTATCCAGAAAAATATAACTTGGAAAACCTAAAGCCCCTTATCAGTTTTGGAGCATCTCCCCGTGGTAGTATAAATCTTGGAAATGCGGCAAAATGTTACGCCTTCATAAAAAGAAGGGGGTATGTAGTTCCAGAAGATGTACGGGCCGTGGTTCATGATGTCCTACGTCACAGAATAGGAATTACCTATGAGGCCGAAGCGGAAAACATTACCTCTGAGGAAATCATCAATAAAATCGTAAACGAGATAGAAGTACCATAA